The Dysidea avara chromosome 11, odDysAvar1.4, whole genome shotgun sequence genome includes the window AATAAGCCAAAAGTTGTTGACATCTTAGACCCAATTAACATATCAAGTGATGTCAAAGAATGAAAACAAATCAAGCTTGTAGAATTAGCCATTGTTGAACTGTGTGCTTGAATTCATATCTTGATATTTTAAATTAATCCTTCCATGTTTTATGACAAGAGAAAACACTGTATAATGGGAATCACTAGCAGAAGAAAATGTTTGCAAATTTCATAATTTTGTATGTCCCATCATATGTCTCAGAAATGCTCCTGAAAAATCATTCCTTTTGTGGACCTACATTTGTAACCACAGAATCTCCAACTGTctttcatgccttagttcagcATTCATAGAGAGAGTGGGAAACAATTATACTAAGGTTTGTAGTAGTGTTGGATCATCCAATGATTGTGTGAGCATTAGCTTTATCATTACCACAAGAGTCTAAGGATTTGTATCACATGCTAAACTGCTATGCATCACATGCTAAACTGCTATGCATCACATGCTGAACTGCTATGCATCACATGCTAAACTGCTATGCATCACATGCTAAACTGCTATGCATGATGCTACAAAGTCGTGCACAACACCACACGATTTGGACAGAGATGCAAACTCGATAATTGACAGTGAAGGGAAACCATTATTTAAGAGAAATAGAGTAGTAGACTAGTATAATTTATGACTACCtgtgttagggtgactgctctattagggtatcttgatcttggaTTTTATGATAAGCTTTCTGTTAAGTATGTACCATCTAGGAAGTTTTATTATACCTTCTGAAAGGTTAATTTTAACAGTTCATTAGTGTAACTACTATTGCTGGATACTTGCCTGACTggtgtattagagtgactgttctattttaATAGTCTCAATTTTGATGTTTATTATAATGTACAATTATTGATGTCCATGCAGGCCTGGACCAGGTTATGTGTCTGCCAATATATTGTGGtaatatatgtatgtagtttTCTTCACTTGTAATTTCAAGTCTTGACTTCAGGTAGATGAGGATAAGCGAAACATTACAACGAACACGTCGCCGTTTACTGGTTATTGTTGCTGTTTTCATTGTGATTCTCATCACACTGTTAGCCTCAAGCAACAATCAGCAAATCCTCTCCTACACTACTATGACTTTACCATCACAGTCAGTTTCTAGACTTACCCGTATTGGAAGTGAGTTAGACTTTGATTACAGCAGTTGTCCTCCATCATCAGTGATGTTGAACTCTACTCAGTTGAACACTGCTCCATTACATAATGATTGTCCACATGTGTTCATCATAGGAGCTCGTAAAGGAGGGACCACCTCAATGTATCTATACTTGTCCAGTCATCCTGATTTTGGTGGGGTTCGGTTAGATAAAGGACCTTCAGCTGGAGAAACATTTTACTTTTCATTGCACTATAATAAGAAACCTTGGAGTGAATATGTGTCAGAGTTTCCTGCTGATAAAATGAGTGGTGATTCCAGTGTTTATGATTTAGTGGACTGTCATGTACCACAGAGGCTATACAGTAGTTGTGGCAGAACAGCTAAGGTGGTTGTGTTATTGAGGGACCCTCTGGAGAGGTTCCAGTCTAACTTCAGAATGAGAGTGCGGCTTAAAACTAGGTATAATGCTCATATGAATATTTCAGACATTGTAGAAGAAGAAATTAACAGTTTTTACCATCAAATGTCCTCAAGAAAAAATATTAACATCAATGATCTTAGTGATAATCCCAACAAACTGAAATGTGCATATCGTCCAACTGATAATATGGTGTTTGAGGGATTGTACTATGTGCACCTTCACAATTGGTTGTGTAACTTCCCAGCTGAGAACATACTCATCTTAAACACAGAACAGTTTCAAGATAACTCAGTGAAGAGTTTAGCTGAAGTGATGGAGTTTGTTGGTCTGAGACCTCTTGAAGATCACATGATGCAACAAGTGACATCAGTTGTGTACAACAATGGAGGGAAACTGGAGAATGAGTTGTCATTTAGAAAGTTGACCATGTCTGACAAGAAGAAGCTGCTGACTATTTATGAGTCCTTCAACAACAAATTATTTCAGTTACTACAGTGGAACACTGTGAAATGGACTGAATTAATTATTAACTGAATAAACACCTTGAATAATATATTATACCACTTGTACGTTGGAGTAATTATGAAGTAGTGTGTTATAGTGAAGGACGTCAGTGTAACTCTTCAATTCTTAGCTaagtatatgtgtatgtatagaTAGTTAAATGGACTGGTTGCTAGTGTTGTCAACATTGTGCtcctatactctaatagaacagtctgatTAAAGATTAAAATATTAGGACTGCTATAAGTGATCCAAAGTGTGTAGCTGCTCACTATGGATGGGTCATGTATCTATACCAAGCTTGGCTATAATACTCAGTCCACTAAAGTGATATCATTATTATAAAGTAAACACTAAGCTACATGACTATACACactcaaatttcactgtcaactATAGAGCAATCTGCTTTTGGCAGTGTTGAGCCATGCTGCATATAAGCGGTTTGTGAACTTGTAACTAAGCTCTGAGGATGGCTACACAGCTCTGTGGGCTGGATAAAAAAAAGTGCTGTAGATTTCCTTTCATATCCTAAATTGCAGGAAACTTTGTAATTCCACTTGGTCTAGTCAGCTGTAGCACTGAGCCCTCTACAAACATACAAAAAATTGTGTAACACACATTATGATATTCTGATTCAAAACAACAGCTAAGTTGCTAACTACTTATCTGTTGTGTAACTAATTAAGTTGGCcactgtattgtatgtatagccaacactgtacactgaagtatagccaacactgtacactagctgaagtatagccaacactgtacactagctgaagtatagccaacactgtacactgaagtatagccaacactgtacactagctgaagtatagccaacactgtacactagctgaagtatagccaacactgtacactagctgaagtatagccaacactgtacactgaagtatagccaacactgtacactagctgaagtatagccaacactgtacactagctgaagtatagccaacactgtacactagctgaagtatagccaacactgtacactagctgaagtatagccaacactgtacactagctgaggtatagccaacactgtacactagctgaagtatagccaacactgtacactagctgaggtatagccaacactgtacactagctgaagtatagccaacactgtacactagctgaagtatagccaacactgtacactagctgaagtatagccaacactgtacactagctgaagtatagccaacactgtacactagctgaagtatagccaacactgtacactagctgaagtatagccaacactgtacactagctgaggtatagccaacactgtacactagctgaagtatagccaacactgtacactagctgaagtatagccaacactgtacactagctgaagtatagccaacactgtacactagctgaagtatagccaacactgtacactagctgaagtagccaacactgtacactagctgaagtatagccaacactgtacactagctgaagtatagccaacactgtacactagctgaagtatagccaacactgtacactagctgaagtatagccaacactgtacactagctgaagtatagccaacactgtacactagctgaagtatagccaacactgtacactagctgaagtagccaacactgtacactagctgaagtatagccaacactgtacactagctgaagtatagccaacactgtacactagctgaagtatagccaacactgtacactagctgaagtagccaacactgtacactagctgaagtagccaacactgtacactagctgaagtagccaacactgtacactagctgaagtatagccaacactgtacactgaagtatagccaacactgtacactagctgaagtatagccaacactgtacactagctgaagtagccaacactgtacactagctgaagtatagccaacactgtacactagctgaagtatagccaacactgtacactagctgaagtatagccaacactgtacactagctgaagtagccaacactgtacactagctgaagtagccaacactgtacactagctgaagtagccaacactgtacactagctgaagtatagccaacactgtacactagctgaagtagccaacactgtacactagctgaagtatagccaacactgtacactagctgaagtagccaacactgtacactagctgaagtatagccaacactgtacactgaagtatagccaacactgtacactagctgaagtatagccaacactgtacactagctgaagtagccaacactgtacactagctgaagtatagccaacactgtacactagctgaagtagccaacactgtacactagctgaagtatagccaacactgtacactgaagtatagccaacactgtacactagctgaagtatagccaacactgtacactagctgaagtatagccaacactgtacactagctgaagtatagccaacactgtacactagctgaagtatagccaacactgtacactagctgaagtatagccaacactgtacactagctgaagtatagccaacactgtacactagctgaagtatagccaacactgtacactagctgaagtatagccaacactgtacactagctgaagtatagccaacactgtacactagctgaagtatagccaacactgtacactagctgaagtatagccaacactgtacactagctgaagtatagccaacactgtacactagctgaagtatagccaacactgtacactagctgaagtatagccaacactgtacactagctgaagtatagccaacactgtacactagctgaagtatagccaacactgtacactgaagtagccaacactgtacactagctgaagtatagccaacactgtacactgaagtagccaacactgtacactagctgaagtatagccaacactgtacactgaagtagccaacactgtacactagctgaagtatagccaacactgtacactgaagtagccaacactgtacactagctgaagtatagccaacactgtacactgaagtagccaacactgtacactagctgaagtatagccaacactgtacactgaagtagccaacactgtacactagctgaagtatagccaacactgtacactagctgaagtatagccaacactgtacactgaagtagccaacactgtacactagctgaagtatagccaacactgtacactagctgaagtatagccaacactgaagtatagccaacactgtacactgaagtagccaacactgtacactagctgaagtatagccaacactgtacactagctgaagtatagccaacactgtacactgaagtagccaacactgtacactagctgaagtatagccaacactgtacactagctgaagtatagccaacactgtacactagctgaagtatagccaacactgtacactagctgaagtatagccaacactgtacactagctgaagtatagccaacactgtacactagctgaagtatagccaacactgtacactagctgaagtatagccaacactgtacactagctgaagtatagccaacactgtacactagctgaagtatagccaacactgtacactagctgaagtatagccaacactgtacactagctgaagtatagccaacactgtacactagctgaagtatagcc containing:
- the LOC136238639 gene encoding carbohydrate sulfotransferase 15-like — protein: MRISETLQRTRRRLLVIVAVFIVILITLLASSNNQQILSYTTMTLPSQSVSRLTRIGSELDFDYSSCPPSSVMLNSTQLNTAPLHNDCPHVFIIGARKGGTTSMYLYLSSHPDFGGVRLDKGPSAGETFYFSLHYNKKPWSEYVSEFPADKMSGDSSVYDLVDCHVPQRLYSSCGRTAKVVVLLRDPLERFQSNFRMRVRLKTRYNAHMNISDIVEEEINSFYHQMSSRKNININDLSDNPNKLKCAYRPTDNMVFEGLYYVHLHNWLCNFPAENILILNTEQFQDNSVKSLAEVMEFVGLRPLEDHMMQQVTSVVYNNGGKLENELSFRKLTMSDKKKLLTIYESFNNKLFQLLQWNTVKWTELIIN